In the Theobroma cacao cultivar B97-61/B2 chromosome 1, Criollo_cocoa_genome_V2, whole genome shotgun sequence genome, one interval contains:
- the LOC108661383 gene encoding uncharacterized protein LOC108661383, translated as MPGYVKFFKDILLKRRKLGEFETIALTKECSAIIQNKLPPKLKDPGSFTIPRTIGALCFAKALCDLGAKDVFVKVDKFIFLVDFIILDMEKDREIPISLGRPILRTARALIDVEKVELTLKVEDQ; from the exons ATGCCAGgatatgttaaattttttaaagacaTCTTGCTTAAAAGGAGGAAATTAGGTGAGTTTGAAACGATTGCACTTACTAAAGAGTGCAGTGCCATTATTCAgaataagcttccaccaaagcttaaagATCCAGGTAGTTTTACTATTCCACGTACTATTGGTGCTCTTTGTTTTGCTAAAGCTTTATGTGATTTGGGTGCGA AAGATGTTTTTGTAAAAGTTGAtaagtttatttttctagtagattttattattcttgatATGGAAAAAGATCGTGAAATACCGATCAGTCTTGGGAGACCAATCTTGAGAACTGCTCGAGCTTTAATTGATGTGGAAAAAGTTGAGCTTACTTTAAAGGTTGAAGACCAATag